The genome window AAACCAAGAAATGAGACCCAAACTTTCCCTGCCTCTCCCCACAGCTGAACAGAATGACTAATCATATCAGTAAACACAGTGACAAACTGGCGGGAAACATGTGACTGAaggaaaataaactaaaactccatgaaaatgaaaccaagacaaaaacaaataaagtaCAAATAATATCCATGATTCTGGTAACAGCTGCTAAGGGTTTGGACGAATGTCGGTATAGTTTTTATGAACTTGAGACATTCGAATGATTTTGATCTCTTCTGGTTTAGATTTTTCATCATGCCACAGATACTCGGGTGAAAGCAGTTTACTGGGTTTGTTATAAAGGAAGTACTTGTTCAAATGAGACTCCTCCTGCCATACCGCCTCGATGGATTTAGATGAATCAATCTCCAGCTGCTCCCGGCAGGTTTTAGCAAGTTGATATACATCTTTCACAAAGCCACCGATCACAGCTCCACCATAATAATAATCACCCTCAGCGTAAGGAATGAATGCTTGAGACTCTGGCCTGCGTTCATATGTGAATTGTTCACGAGAGGAACTATAAAACCATGGATGTATCACACCTACTAGGCGACCCAAAGTCTCTACCCCCCAGCGACCATAAAAC of Ctenopharyngodon idella isolate HZGC_01 chromosome 9, HZGC01, whole genome shotgun sequence contains these proteins:
- the LOC127518848 gene encoding globoside alpha-1,3-N-acetylgalactosaminyltransferase 1-like; translated protein: MGPDGKGVSLSPWLAPIVWEGTFDPTLIDSIYKQRNFTIATTVFALGKYTRFLKDFLESAEQNYFVGFHVHYYIFTDEPEQVPAVELGEDHHLTVIKVPSSNRWQEISLRRMTRLEKLIESRLVNEADYVFSLDVDSKFYGRWGVETLGRLVGVIHPWFYSSSREQFTYERRPESQAFIPYAEGDYYYGGAVIGGFVKDVYQLAKTCREQLEIDSSKSIEAVWQEESHLNKYFLYNKPSKLLSPEYLWHDEKSKPEEIKIIRMSQVHKNYTDIRPNP